Genomic window (Candidatus Binataceae bacterium):
GGCCTCACGCCCCGCGAGCTGAGCGCCGTCGCGGTTGGAATCGGCCCGGGATCGTTCACGGGCCTGCGCATCGGGCTCAGCTACGCCAAAGGTCTCAAGCTTGCGACCGGATGCGCGCTGCTCGGGATACCGAGTCTCGACACGCTAGCTCTGACGGCGCTCGCCGAAATCCCCGCTAAGCCGGACCAGGGGCTCATCTGTTCGGTGCTGGACGCTCGCAAAGGCGAGGTCTATGCTGCCCTTTACCGGACAAGTGGCAATGGGTTAGAAAAGTTGTCAGATGACTTCGTGGTCGCGCTCGAAGATCTGGCTCCCCATCTTGGCACCGACGTTCTGTTGGTCGGCGATGCAAAGGCCGAAGAGGCCTGTGCTTTGGTTGTGCGCCGCGGCGGACGAGCGGCGTGCCTGGGAGTCAGCGGATTGCGCCTGCGAGGCCGGGCCGTGGCGG
Coding sequences:
- the tsaB gene encoding tRNA (adenosine(37)-N6)-threonylcarbamoyltransferase complex dimerization subunit type 1 TsaB is translated as MLGIETGGPRADLALIAGGRVLAEASHSVASHGAELPWAVGGLLTCAGLTPRELSAVAVGIGPGSFTGLRIGLSYAKGLKLATGCALLGIPSLDTLALTALAEIPAKPDQGLICSVLDARKGEVYAALYRTSGNGLEKLSDDFVVALEDLAPHLGTDVLLVGDAKAEEACALVVRRGGRAACLGVSGLRLRGRAVAAIGAARMVAEEADNAFALEPLYVRSAEAIFKVDPLTSGVTGNGAEGRRIDSSVRDQRRRT